One window from the genome of Maridesulfovibrio ferrireducens encodes:
- a CDS encoding CoB--CoM heterodisulfide reductase iron-sulfur subunit B family protein, translating to MSDSLTYAYYPGCSGTGTSIEYDMSTRAVCAELGITLTEIPDWSCCGSTPAHTVDHTLSSALSARNLALVEKMNLDTAITPCPSCLTNLKTATHRMKKDGFRDKVNKLLDTPYQGGVATKSVLQIIVEDMGLKALKDKAVKPLKGLKVAAYYGCIMNRPPEVMNFDDPEHPMAMDNIMTALGATVLPFPLKVECCGASFGIPRKDIVMSLSGKLLDAAKDIGAEALVTACPLCQMNLDLRQDQVNSAAGTNHHIPVFYYTQLIGLALGLSEKELGIDKLCVDPRKVINAIGRDETS from the coding sequence ATGAGTGATTCCTTAACTTATGCGTATTATCCAGGTTGCTCCGGCACCGGAACTTCTATTGAATATGACATGTCCACCCGCGCAGTCTGTGCAGAGCTGGGCATAACGCTGACCGAAATCCCCGATTGGAGTTGCTGCGGTTCCACCCCGGCACACACAGTCGATCATACTTTGTCCTCAGCTCTGTCGGCCCGCAATCTTGCTCTGGTCGAAAAAATGAATCTGGACACAGCGATCACTCCTTGTCCTAGTTGCCTGACCAACCTCAAGACAGCCACTCACAGAATGAAAAAAGACGGCTTTCGTGACAAGGTCAACAAACTGCTCGACACTCCCTATCAGGGCGGAGTCGCAACGAAATCCGTATTGCAGATTATTGTTGAAGACATGGGACTCAAGGCTCTTAAAGACAAGGCTGTTAAACCGCTTAAAGGACTTAAAGTCGCGGCATATTACGGTTGCATCATGAACCGCCCGCCGGAAGTCATGAACTTTGACGACCCCGAGCACCCCATGGCTATGGATAATATCATGACAGCTCTGGGAGCAACGGTCCTTCCTTTCCCGCTTAAAGTTGAGTGCTGCGGAGCATCATTCGGTATCCCCCGCAAGGATATTGTTATGAGCCTCTCCGGCAAACTGCTTGACGCAGCAAAAGACATCGGAGCTGAAGCGCTGGTTACGGCCTGCCCTTTGTGCCAGATGAATCTTGATCTGCGACAGGATCAGGTAAACTCTGCTGCCGGAACCAATCACCATATCCCGGTGTTTTATTACACCCAGCTTATCGGATTGGCTCTCGGACTAAGCGAAAAGGAACTCGGAATCGACAAGCTCTGCGTGGACCCTCGCAAAGTCATTAATGCCATCGGCAGGGACGAGACCTCCTAA
- a CDS encoding 4Fe-4S dicluster domain-containing protein, producing the protein MEIVNITKTYDANFVRQVEEESGQDMSLCYQCGNCTAGCPYTFVYDIPVNQIMRLVQTGQKETVLKCKSLWLCATCESCTTRCPNNIDVAHIMDVLRHMARREGYAPVPTVKSFWDSFLSSVENNGRVFEIGLLASYITKTGRFWTDVDLGPKVLPKGKMHFTPPQIQGKEEVKKIFNRFKEESRK; encoded by the coding sequence ATGGAAATAGTTAATATTACCAAAACTTACGACGCTAATTTTGTAAGGCAAGTCGAAGAAGAAAGCGGCCAGGACATGAGCCTCTGCTATCAATGCGGTAACTGTACCGCAGGGTGCCCGTATACATTTGTATATGACATACCTGTGAATCAGATTATGCGCCTTGTACAAACTGGGCAGAAAGAAACTGTTCTGAAATGTAAATCTCTTTGGCTATGTGCAACATGTGAATCATGCACAACAAGATGTCCAAACAACATTGATGTAGCACACATAATGGACGTATTACGCCACATGGCCCGCCGTGAAGGCTATGCTCCAGTGCCTACTGTTAAATCCTTCTGGGACAGTTTCCTGTCATCAGTTGAAAATAACGGACGAGTCTTTGAAATAGGGCTTCTAGCATCCTATATCACTAAAACCGGACGCTTCTGGACAGACGTCGATCTGGGACCAAAAGTTCTGCCCAAAGGGAAAATGCACTTCACGCCTCCCCAGATACAGGGCAAAGAAGAAGTCAAAAAGATCTTTAACCGATTCAAAGAGGAGTCTCGTAAATGA
- a CDS encoding cytochrome c family protein, producing the protein MRGKSYTIRIGVFLTVLTVFGLSFVGYGVTNSATYVGSEACAECHEKEFSNYSKYSKKAHSSASIKIMASDLAQDELEDCYSCHATGYGKPGGFVSFEKTPQLADAGCEVCHGPGSLHAEDGDPELIKAKVDIKDCEVCHNADRVENFNFKPLIYGGAH; encoded by the coding sequence ATGCGAGGAAAAAGCTATACCATACGAATCGGTGTTTTTTTAACGGTACTGACAGTGTTCGGGCTGTCGTTCGTTGGTTATGGTGTCACAAATTCGGCAACCTATGTTGGATCAGAAGCTTGTGCAGAGTGTCATGAGAAAGAATTTTCAAACTATAGCAAGTACTCCAAAAAAGCTCACTCCAGTGCAAGTATTAAAATTATGGCTTCTGATCTTGCTCAGGACGAACTTGAGGATTGTTATTCCTGTCATGCCACAGGATATGGCAAACCCGGCGGTTTTGTTTCATTTGAAAAAACGCCTCAGTTAGCTGATGCCGGTTGTGAAGTTTGTCATGGACCGGGGTCGCTTCATGCTGAAGATGGCGATCCTGAGCTTATTAAAGCTAAGGTTGATATCAAGGACTGTGAAGTCTGTCATAATGCCGACAGAGTTGAGAACTTTAACTTTAAACCGCTGATTTATGGCGGCGCACACTAA
- a CDS encoding methyl-accepting chemotaxis protein produces MNFIKDSLGNKVLVLTSLLTATVFICLFAANSYWQKNSMLHEIEGAAVRTADLLQLAIREPMAKGNNKATTEKFATVAENYNDVSVYLTNYKGNITYSTSKKDLRSELAPKFDNPEIKALYAKSLKSVIKEGMLSEIGGKDVFVEVESIKNEKRCYHCHGSRQPILGSLVMVQDVSSQFGSLVDSQIKGAMLSFTGFVVLLGALLFFMRKSIVNRIEVITGATDEFTSGNLDAHFEVAGSDELSLLGNNLGEMARQIKDQLQYNKGVLNGITVPLFVADENNNIGFVNGPMLKILQKTESAIIGSPVDSLFMKDGKAITADALQNNGCPQDLLRYMREDGVEFPLRYQVCALLNAEDEIVGAIAVMIDLTEEEESRMHIEKQQEALLEVANEVTEVSTKLLSYSEELSQQMNELTIGVDTTAMQTGQVATAMEQMNATVLEVAQNTGETAEASERANTVARDGGEVVRNTVQEIHMVTKTTDRLAELLNDLSVRAENIGAVMSVINDIADQTNLLALNAAIEAARAGEAGRGFAVVADEVRKLAEKTMSATNEVEGAIDLIQQSTKKVVTEMSDARERVGRTVTMAEGAGGVLEAIVKESENIADMVRAIATAAEEQSATSDEVNNSVTEINGLSQTLSQGIMNANEGIQEVSEMAQHLSELVSRFK; encoded by the coding sequence ATGAATTTTATCAAAGACTCCCTTGGAAACAAAGTTCTGGTCTTGACGTCTTTGTTGACAGCGACAGTTTTTATTTGCTTGTTTGCAGCAAATTCTTACTGGCAGAAAAATTCAATGTTGCACGAGATTGAAGGTGCAGCTGTTAGAACTGCTGATTTGTTACAGCTTGCGATTAGAGAACCTATGGCCAAAGGTAACAATAAAGCAACTACTGAAAAGTTCGCCACAGTTGCAGAAAATTATAATGACGTAAGCGTATATCTTACTAATTATAAAGGTAATATTACTTATTCAACTTCTAAGAAAGATTTGCGCTCTGAGCTAGCTCCTAAATTTGATAATCCCGAAATTAAAGCACTCTACGCAAAGAGCCTTAAGTCCGTAATAAAGGAAGGAATGCTTTCGGAGATCGGCGGTAAGGATGTTTTTGTTGAAGTAGAATCAATAAAAAATGAAAAACGCTGTTATCATTGCCACGGTAGCAGACAACCCATTCTTGGTTCATTAGTAATGGTTCAGGATGTGTCCAGTCAGTTCGGCTCCTTGGTAGATTCCCAAATTAAGGGGGCAATGCTTTCTTTTACCGGGTTTGTCGTTTTGCTTGGAGCCTTACTGTTCTTTATGCGCAAATCAATTGTTAATCGGATTGAGGTTATCACTGGAGCAACCGATGAGTTCACAAGTGGAAATCTTGATGCTCATTTTGAAGTGGCCGGAAGCGATGAACTTAGTTTGCTCGGAAATAATCTCGGCGAAATGGCCAGACAGATTAAAGACCAGCTACAATATAATAAGGGTGTGTTGAATGGAATAACCGTGCCTTTGTTCGTAGCTGATGAAAATAATAATATCGGGTTCGTAAATGGGCCTATGCTTAAGATTTTGCAAAAAACAGAATCAGCAATAATCGGCTCTCCGGTCGATAGTCTCTTTATGAAAGACGGCAAAGCTATTACTGCTGATGCCCTTCAAAACAATGGATGCCCTCAAGACTTGCTTCGTTATATGAGGGAAGACGGAGTTGAATTCCCGCTTAGGTACCAGGTTTGTGCTCTTTTAAATGCTGAAGATGAAATTGTCGGCGCTATTGCCGTTATGATTGATCTTACTGAAGAAGAAGAAAGCCGGATGCATATTGAGAAGCAGCAGGAAGCTCTTCTTGAGGTTGCCAACGAAGTTACCGAAGTTTCAACGAAACTGCTTTCATATTCTGAAGAACTATCGCAGCAGATGAATGAACTCACTATCGGTGTTGATACCACTGCGATGCAGACCGGACAGGTTGCAACGGCTATGGAGCAGATGAATGCAACTGTTCTTGAGGTTGCGCAGAATACAGGTGAAACAGCTGAGGCTTCTGAAAGAGCTAACACTGTTGCCCGTGATGGCGGTGAAGTTGTCAGGAATACCGTTCAAGAAATTCACATGGTTACCAAGACCACTGATAGGCTTGCGGAACTTTTGAATGATCTCTCTGTTCGTGCTGAGAATATCGGTGCCGTTATGTCGGTAATTAATGATATAGCAGACCAGACTAATCTTCTGGCTCTTAACGCAGCTATTGAAGCAGCCCGTGCCGGTGAAGCCGGACGAGGATTTGCGGTTGTTGCAGATGAAGTCCGTAAACTTGCAGAAAAGACGATGTCCGCAACCAATGAGGTTGAGGGCGCTATCGACTTGATTCAGCAGAGTACTAAAAAAGTCGTAACGGAAATGTCTGATGCCCGTGAGCGTGTCGGCAGAACCGTCACGATGGCTGAAGGTGCTGGTGGAGTTCTTGAGGCTATCGTCAAGGAATCTGAAAATATTGCCGACATGGTAAGGGCAATTGCCACTGCGGCCGAAGAACAGTCTGCAACCAGTGACGAGGTTAACAACAGCGTTACTGAGATTAACGGTCTCTCACAGACTTTGTCACAGGGGATCATGAATGCTAATGAGGGAATTCAGGAAGTCTCTGAAATGGCTCAACACTTAAGTGAGCTTGTCTCCCGCTTTAAATAG
- a CDS encoding OmpA family protein → MKNKKLISLLTLTLIAFMALGSMASAETKIVLKPKVDAFALFVDTSPSMNEAYKATGNSKIVAGLNALKHLNGVIPNLGYQSALYAMPDFVTYSPKATYNKSALAKGLASTPTDLPFFQSTPMGKGFNDLDGILSTWKGKLAVIFVSDGLSNTGRNPAAIISNMSKKYGDRFCLHTVSVADTPKGLAMMKRLASLTPCGVFVEASDLSNKAVLDKFAQDVFYTQEEELIVEIVPVVVVPPVQEKIVFRNLNFGFDKFQITEEMEPSLVEAAAMLEAYPNLKVMVGGHTDSTGPEAYNQGLSERRAKSVADWMAANGIASDRIVATGYGEMNPKYENTTKEGRKLNRRVEIDVEE, encoded by the coding sequence ATGAAAAACAAAAAATTAATTTCACTTCTGACTCTTACACTGATTGCCTTCATGGCCCTTGGTTCAATGGCTTCAGCCGAAACCAAAATTGTGCTTAAACCTAAAGTTGATGCCTTTGCATTGTTTGTAGATACTTCACCTTCAATGAATGAAGCATACAAAGCTACCGGTAACTCTAAAATAGTTGCCGGGCTCAATGCATTGAAGCATTTGAACGGAGTTATTCCTAACCTTGGCTACCAGTCAGCGCTTTACGCAATGCCTGATTTTGTTACTTATTCCCCAAAGGCTACTTACAACAAAAGTGCACTTGCAAAAGGATTGGCCTCCACTCCTACTGACTTGCCTTTTTTCCAGTCTACACCAATGGGCAAAGGCTTTAACGATCTAGACGGCATACTTTCCACATGGAAAGGGAAATTAGCTGTAATATTTGTTTCTGACGGCCTTTCCAACACCGGCAGAAACCCTGCAGCGATTATTTCCAATATGTCCAAAAAATACGGTGACCGTTTCTGCCTACACACCGTCAGTGTTGCTGACACTCCAAAGGGACTCGCAATGATGAAACGTCTTGCTTCCCTCACTCCTTGCGGAGTATTTGTTGAAGCATCCGACCTTTCCAACAAAGCAGTACTTGATAAGTTTGCTCAGGATGTTTTCTACACTCAGGAAGAAGAACTTATCGTTGAAATCGTTCCAGTTGTAGTTGTTCCTCCTGTTCAGGAAAAAATTGTTTTCCGTAACCTGAACTTCGGCTTCGACAAATTCCAGATCACCGAAGAAATGGAACCTTCCCTCGTTGAAGCTGCTGCCATGCTCGAAGCATATCCTAACCTGAAAGTTATGGTAGGCGGACACACTGACAGCACCGGCCCGGAAGCATACAATCAGGGCCTTTCCGAGCGCAGAGCAAAATCTGTAGCAGACTGGATGGCGGCCAACGGAATAGCATCAGATCGTATTGTTGCTACCGGATACGGCGAAATGAATCCTAAGTACGAAAACACCACGAAGGAAGGGCGTAAGCTTAACCGTCGTGTTGAAATCGACGTAGAAGAGTAG
- a CDS encoding serine dehydratase subunit alpha family protein — translation MNYTVKEILHLEVAPALGCTEPVAIALATAAAASVIKNERPEHIEIWVDPNIYKNGLAVIIPGTGGLNGLDTAAALGALCGDPALGLEVLEPVTDEGVNAAYKFKDENNVAVNLLQDQKGIYVRALLTYKDHVTEAIIEGVHDNITSLTMDSLPITDSPLVKKTQAEKADVFKLEDFIKKLSLDDLIDMINDLDKDDFTFLKEGITYNMRLADYGLKHGSGLGVGLALERLARLKLLTRDMILSARIITSAAADARMGGIKLPAMSSGGSGNHGLTAILPIYAVSKFVDCDEKTLLEAIALSHLVTAYVKAQTGRLSAVCGCSVAAGAGATAGTTYLMGGTSSQMAGAITNLTEDLAGIICDGAKSGCALKLATAAGTAVQAALFAIHGVNVHSTDGIIGTSPEQTMQNIGTLSTQGMIDTDRTILKIMLEKHFATTNI, via the coding sequence ATGAATTATACCGTAAAAGAAATACTCCACCTTGAGGTGGCTCCGGCACTTGGGTGTACTGAACCTGTAGCAATTGCCCTTGCTACAGCGGCGGCCGCTTCAGTTATTAAAAATGAACGCCCGGAACATATAGAAATATGGGTTGATCCAAACATTTATAAAAATGGACTGGCTGTTATTATTCCCGGAACGGGTGGACTTAACGGACTTGATACTGCGGCGGCTTTAGGAGCTTTATGCGGCGATCCGGCTCTTGGACTTGAAGTTCTGGAACCCGTCACTGATGAAGGTGTCAACGCAGCCTACAAATTTAAAGATGAAAACAATGTTGCAGTTAACCTGCTTCAAGATCAAAAAGGAATCTATGTCAGAGCCTTATTGACCTATAAAGACCACGTAACAGAAGCGATCATCGAAGGAGTTCACGACAATATCACCAGCCTCACGATGGATTCTCTTCCGATTACAGATTCTCCGCTGGTAAAAAAAACACAAGCTGAAAAAGCTGACGTGTTCAAGCTTGAAGATTTCATTAAAAAACTTTCTTTGGATGACTTGATCGATATGATCAACGACCTTGATAAAGATGATTTTACTTTTCTCAAAGAAGGTATCACATATAATATGAGGCTCGCCGACTACGGCCTCAAACACGGTTCGGGACTTGGTGTAGGTCTTGCCCTTGAAAGACTTGCCCGCTTGAAACTCCTGACTCGCGATATGATTCTTTCTGCCCGGATTATCACCTCCGCGGCGGCAGATGCAAGAATGGGTGGAATTAAACTCCCCGCCATGAGCTCCGGAGGATCTGGAAATCACGGTTTAACTGCTATTTTGCCGATTTATGCGGTCAGCAAGTTTGTCGACTGTGATGAAAAGACCTTACTCGAAGCAATCGCACTCAGCCACCTTGTGACTGCTTACGTTAAAGCCCAGACAGGCAGACTGTCAGCTGTCTGCGGATGTTCCGTTGCAGCAGGCGCAGGAGCTACTGCAGGTACTACCTATTTAATGGGAGGAACTTCAAGTCAGATGGCCGGAGCCATTACTAACCTCACTGAAGATCTGGCAGGCATAATTTGTGACGGAGCAAAATCAGGTTGCGCTTTAAAACTCGCAACAGCTGCCGGAACTGCTGTTCAAGCTGCATTGTTTGCAATTCACGGTGTAAATGTCCATTCGACTGATGGTATTATCGGGACATCCCCCGAACAAACAATGCAGAACATAGGAACCCTCAGCACGCAGGGAATGATAGACACAGACAGAACAATCCTTAAAATAATGCTCGAAAAACACTTTGCGACTACAAATATTTAA
- the rfaD gene encoding ADP-glyceromanno-heptose 6-epimerase, which translates to MYIVTGGAGFIGSAMVWKLNQMGIDDILIVDNLAKSDKWKNLVNLRYEDYVHRDQFYKILLEGEDPFQTDAVIHMGACSSTTELDADFLMENNYRYTQMICRFCIQHDVRFINASSAATYGDGRFGFDDDHAGIQQLKPMNMYGYSKQLFDLWALRGGILDKLVCLKFFNVFGPNEYHKDDMKSVICKAHRQISETGEMKLFKSYKPEYSNGGQKRDFVYIKDCVDVMWWFLQNKDKNGIFNIGTGQARQWNELANSVFAAMDVKPDISYIEMPESIRDKYQYLTQANMSKLVAAGYEKPFTSLEDAAKDYVQNYLAQEDPYLKS; encoded by the coding sequence ATGTATATTGTTACCGGCGGTGCCGGTTTCATCGGCAGTGCCATGGTTTGGAAGCTCAATCAGATGGGAATTGACGATATTTTGATCGTTGATAACCTTGCAAAGAGCGATAAATGGAAAAATTTAGTAAATCTTCGTTACGAAGATTATGTTCATAGAGATCAGTTTTATAAGATTCTTCTCGAAGGGGAAGATCCTTTTCAAACTGACGCAGTCATTCATATGGGAGCTTGTTCTTCCACCACAGAACTGGACGCAGATTTTCTGATGGAGAATAACTATCGTTATACCCAGATGATTTGTCGTTTCTGTATCCAGCACGATGTTCGTTTTATCAACGCATCCAGTGCTGCAACATATGGTGACGGCAGATTCGGGTTTGATGATGACCATGCTGGGATTCAGCAGCTTAAACCCATGAATATGTATGGTTATTCCAAACAGCTTTTTGATTTATGGGCTCTTCGCGGCGGAATTCTGGATAAGCTTGTATGTCTCAAATTTTTTAATGTATTCGGACCGAATGAGTACCATAAAGATGATATGAAAAGTGTCATCTGCAAAGCTCACCGTCAGATCAGTGAAACCGGTGAGATGAAGCTTTTTAAATCCTACAAACCTGAATATTCCAATGGCGGACAGAAGCGCGATTTTGTTTATATCAAAGATTGCGTGGATGTTATGTGGTGGTTTCTTCAGAACAAGGATAAGAACGGCATCTTCAATATCGGAACCGGGCAGGCTCGTCAGTGGAATGAACTTGCTAATTCTGTTTTTGCTGCCATGGATGTTAAGCCGGATATCAGCTACATCGAAATGCCTGAGTCAATCAGGGATAAATATCAGTACCTTACTCAAGCGAATATGAGTAAGCTGGTTGCTGCAGGGTATGAAAAGCCGTTCACTTCACTTGAAGATGCGGCTAAAGATTATGTGCAGAACTATCTCGCTCAAGAAGATCCGTATCTAAAAAGCTAA
- a CDS encoding LPS-assembly protein LptD has product MIISAPDGNGTAQAQQEWQFSADKVVAENDSEYVQAYGNVTVRSGTSYIKADFARFYQATKWIYLKGNVKAQWKGDFYDAAEAEFDLNNMVGWLKKGRVFVAKPHVYFESEFIEKHNGATYSFKDAKVTACDGENPAWSFEAGEGDITLNGYARLWHSKFKIKGVPVAYTPYMSLPLDQKRQSGFLTPEVGSSKKMGTKINIPYYWAINEETDLTVYGEYLAKRGFRPGVDFRHTEDVNSKGQWRADWLYDGKTYDNAADSESVFKDEGMIRPNNNRWWIRSKYNGYVGSPDWQTIVDLDLVSDQDYLREFRSGANGYEASREGFLEEFGRDINPMDSDHRVSTALVAKSWDQFAVSGLVQYDEDLRYRNGNNPGDKNPALQKLPQLDAFAFKENLMGTPLEWEAEVSANYFWREFGMTGARFDVHPTLSMPVTAGGVTFIPRAGVRATSYLMDSYQNASSDIKRDSTQGRLIADAGITAFSEFFRVFDVGSDLVASKDNIGKSSWTKMKHNIVPRLEYNWVQDDPNQKELPYFDSRDRITKSNDITFSLTNVLDRSQSTVVAGKDGEAVLESEYLEFFRFRLEQGYDIDEAGRSADLGQYERRPFSDVMGEIILTPYNYVNLTSRTWVSPYLGDVTEHENILKIFNDSYGEILFGYDYLRKIDEYKRKQESDMQIVRYAAKAYLPWGLVVGGEYRADINNSKDLEKTVSLGWNHQCFFVEFLASKTTIDERYAVNFNLVDFGVF; this is encoded by the coding sequence GTGATAATATCTGCGCCTGACGGTAACGGTACAGCTCAGGCGCAACAGGAGTGGCAGTTCTCTGCGGATAAAGTTGTCGCTGAGAACGACAGTGAGTATGTGCAAGCCTATGGTAATGTAACAGTCCGAAGTGGGACAAGTTACATCAAAGCTGACTTTGCACGCTTTTATCAGGCTACCAAATGGATTTACCTGAAAGGCAATGTTAAAGCTCAGTGGAAAGGTGATTTCTACGATGCTGCTGAAGCTGAGTTCGATCTGAATAACATGGTCGGATGGCTGAAAAAAGGGCGTGTTTTTGTTGCAAAGCCGCATGTCTATTTTGAAAGTGAATTTATAGAAAAACATAACGGCGCCACTTACAGCTTTAAAGATGCAAAAGTGACAGCCTGTGACGGAGAGAATCCCGCCTGGTCTTTTGAGGCCGGAGAAGGTGATATTACTCTCAATGGATATGCAAGACTTTGGCATTCCAAGTTTAAAATTAAAGGCGTGCCGGTTGCGTATACTCCTTATATGAGTCTTCCGCTTGATCAAAAGCGTCAATCCGGTTTTCTAACTCCTGAAGTCGGCTCTTCTAAAAAGATGGGCACAAAGATTAATATTCCCTATTACTGGGCAATTAACGAAGAAACAGATCTTACTGTTTACGGTGAATATCTGGCTAAACGCGGTTTTAGGCCCGGCGTAGATTTCCGCCACACAGAAGATGTGAACTCAAAAGGGCAATGGCGTGCCGATTGGTTGTATGACGGTAAAACATATGACAACGCCGCCGATTCTGAGAGTGTATTTAAAGACGAAGGTATGATCAGACCCAACAATAACAGATGGTGGATCAGATCAAAATATAACGGCTACGTAGGATCACCTGATTGGCAGACAATCGTTGACCTTGATTTGGTTTCTGATCAGGATTATCTGCGTGAATTCAGATCCGGTGCAAACGGCTACGAAGCAAGTAGGGAAGGTTTCCTTGAGGAATTCGGTCGTGATATTAACCCGATGGATTCCGATCATAGAGTCAGTACCGCATTAGTCGCTAAAAGCTGGGACCAATTCGCGGTTTCTGGACTTGTCCAATATGATGAAGATTTGCGCTACCGTAACGGTAATAATCCCGGTGATAAAAATCCTGCTCTGCAAAAGCTGCCTCAGTTAGATGCTTTCGCTTTCAAAGAAAACCTGATGGGAACTCCTCTCGAGTGGGAAGCTGAAGTCAGCGCCAATTATTTCTGGCGTGAATTCGGTATGACCGGTGCTCGCTTTGATGTTCATCCTACACTCAGCATGCCGGTTACAGCCGGAGGCGTTACTTTCATTCCTCGTGCAGGAGTAAGAGCAACTTCGTATCTGATGGATTCTTATCAGAACGCAAGCTCAGATATCAAAAGAGATTCAACTCAAGGCCGTTTGATTGCTGATGCCGGTATCACCGCGTTTTCCGAATTTTTCAGAGTTTTTGATGTAGGTTCAGATCTGGTTGCTTCCAAAGATAATATCGGGAAAAGCAGCTGGACCAAAATGAAACATAATATTGTTCCACGTCTCGAATATAACTGGGTACAGGATGATCCTAACCAGAAAGAACTTCCTTACTTCGATTCCAGAGACCGCATTACAAAGTCTAATGATATCACTTTCTCGCTGACAAATGTTTTGGACCGTAGTCAGTCCACGGTTGTGGCTGGCAAAGACGGCGAGGCTGTTTTGGAAAGTGAATATCTCGAATTTTTCAGATTCCGTTTAGAACAAGGTTATGACATTGACGAAGCTGGGCGTTCCGCAGACCTCGGTCAGTATGAACGCCGTCCGTTCTCGGATGTCATGGGTGAAATTATTCTGACCCCGTATAATTACGTTAATTTGACCTCCCGTACTTGGGTTTCCCCTTATCTCGGCGATGTTACAGAGCATGAAAATATTTTGAAAATTTTCAATGACTCATATGGTGAAATTCTGTTTGGATATGACTACCTGCGTAAGATTGATGAATATAAGCGTAAACAGGAATCAGACATGCAGATTGTCAGGTACGCGGCTAAAGCTTACCTGCCTTGGGGATTGGTTGTCGGTGGTGAATATCGCGCTGATATTAATAATAGTAAAGACCTCGAAAAGACAGTTTCACTCGGTTGGAACCATCAATGTTTCTTCGTTGAATTTCTTGCTTCAAAAACGACAATTGACGAACGATACGCTGTGAACTTCAATCTTGTTGATTTCGGAGTGTTCTAG